A section of the Sceloporus undulatus isolate JIND9_A2432 ecotype Alabama chromosome 3, SceUnd_v1.1, whole genome shotgun sequence genome encodes:
- the PPP1R3C gene encoding protein phosphatase 1 regulatory subunit 3C, with protein sequence MIQVLDPRPLSSSIMPVDMAMRICLARSPPVKSFLKPLDDYQRRNFVGRLKPLRPCLHVKRETTESPASDWKCSAGQAKKRVVFADSKGLSLTAIHVFSECQENPSWDLQFDLLDLEDITASLKLHEEKNLILGFTQPSADYLDFRNHLQKNFVCLENCTLQERAISGTVKVKNVSFEKKVSIRITYNSWKTHSDIDCVYMNNVYGDSDNDTFSFAIDLPPVIPTEQKIEFCVYYQSGEHIFWDNNDGQNYKIIHAEWKSDGVQAPASPRRDSLTLKPSRKAHETDCEQLGSPRRASGFFPEWQSWGRIENSFPYW encoded by the coding sequence ATGATACAAGTCTTGGACCCAAGGCCTCTGTCCAGTTCCATCATGCCTGTAGATATGGCCATGAGAATATGCTTGGCCCGTTCGCCACCTGTGAAGAGTTTTCTCAAGCCTCTTGACGACTATCAAAGGAGAAACTTTGTGGGCCGATTGAAACCTCTCAGACCCTGCCTCCATGTGAAACGTGAAACAACTGAGTCCCCAGCCAGTGACTGGAAATGCTCTGCTGGCCAAGCCAAGAAGAGAGTTGTCTTCGCAGACTCAAAAGGTCTCTCTCTGACTGCAATTCACGTCTTTTCTGAATGCCAGGAGAATCCATCGTGGGATCTTCAGTTTGACTTGTTAGACCTTGAAGATATTACAGCCAGCCTGAAACTGCATGAGGAGAAGAACCTGATTCTGGGATTCACTCAGCCTTCAGCTGACTACTTGGATTTCAGGAATCATCTACAGAAGAATTTTGTCTGCCTTGAGAACTGCACTCTTCAAGAAAGGGCCATATCAGGGactgtgaaagtgaaaaatgtGAGTTTTGAGAAGAAGGTAAGCATTCGGATCACCTACAATTCGTGGAAAACCCACTCTGACATTGATTGTGTCTACATGAATAATGTGTACGGAGACTCAGACAATGACACCTTCTCTTTTGCTATTGACTTGCCTCCTGTCATTCCCACTGAACAAAAGATTGAATTTTGTGTCTACTACCAAAGTGGCGAGCACATCTTCTGGGACAATAATGATGGGCAGAACTACAAGATTATCCATGCAGAGTGGAAGTCGGATGGAGTCCAAGCACCTGCGTCTCCTAGAAGGGACTCCCTAACTCTCAAACCTTCTAGAAAAGCCCACGAAACAGATTGTGAACAGCTTGGCAGCCCCCGGAGAGCCAGTGGCTTCTTCCCTGAATGGCAAAGCTGGGGTAGAATTGAAAACTCCTTTCCATATTGGTGA